A DNA window from Bombus vancouverensis nearcticus chromosome 6, iyBomVanc1_principal, whole genome shotgun sequence contains the following coding sequences:
- the LOC117155645 gene encoding troponin I isoform X15 translates to MADDEEKKRKQAETDRKRAEVRARLEEASKAKKAKKGFMTPDRKKKLRLLLRKKAAEELKKEQERKAAERRRIIEERCGKPKNVDDASEANVKSILIQYHKRIIALEGEKYDLEYEVAKKDFEIADLNSQVNDLRGKFMKPTLKKVSKYENKFAKLQKKAAEFNFRNQLKQVKKKEFTLEEEDKEKKPDWSKKGDEKKVKEEEVEA, encoded by the exons ATGGCGGACGATGAG gaaaagaagaggaaacagGCGGAGACGGATCGAAAGAGGGCGGAGGTCCGCGCCCGCCTTGAAGAGGCTTCCAAAGCCAAGAAGGCGAAGAAGGGTTTCATGACCCCTGACAGGAAGAAGAAGCTTAGG CTGTTGCTGCGAAAGAAAGCCGCGGAAGAATTGAAAAAGGAGCAAGAGAGAAAGGCAGCCGAGAGAAGGCGCATTATCGAGGAACGTTGTGGAAAGCCGAAGAACGTGGACGACGCTAGCGAAG CTAACGTGAAGTCCATTCTGATCCAGTATCATAAGAGGATCATCGCTCTCGAGGGGGAAAAGTACGACCTTGAGTACGAAGTCGCCAAGAAGGATTTCGAG ATCGCGGACTTGAACAGCCAGGTGAACGACCTCCGAGGTAAATT CATGAAACCCACGCTGAAGAAAGTCTCCAAGTACGAGAACAAGTTCGCCAAACTGCAGAAGAAGGCGGCCGAGTTTAACTTCCGTAACCAGCTTAAACAGGTTAAGAAGAAGGAATTCACCCTCGAGGAAGAGGACAAGGAG AAGAAACCCGACTGGTCGAAGAAAGGCGACGAAAAGAAGGTAAAGGAAGAAGAGGTGGAGGCATGA
- the LOC117155645 gene encoding troponin I isoform X14: MADDEEKKRKQAETDRKRAEVRARLEEASKAKKAKKGFMTPDRKKKLRLLLRKKAAEELKKEQERKAAERRRIIEERCGKPKNVDDASEAELQTICSTYWNRLYALEGDKFDLERQIRLKEFEIADLNSQVNDLRGKFMKPTLKKVSKYENKFAKLQKKAAEFNFRNQLKQVKKKEFTLEEEDKEKKPDWSKKGDEKKVKEEEVEA; the protein is encoded by the exons ATGGCGGACGATGAG gaaaagaagaggaaacagGCGGAGACGGATCGAAAGAGGGCGGAGGTCCGCGCCCGCCTTGAAGAGGCTTCCAAAGCCAAGAAGGCGAAGAAGGGTTTCATGACCCCTGACAGGAAGAAGAAGCTTAGG CTGTTGCTGCGAAAGAAAGCCGCGGAAGAATTGAAAAAGGAGCAAGAGAGAAAGGCAGCCGAGAGAAGGCGCATTATCGAGGAACGTTGTGGAAAGCCGAAGAACGTGGACGACGCTAGCGAAG CCGAGCTCCAGACGATCTGTTCGACATATTGGAACAGACTATACGCGCTCGAGGGCGATAAGTTTGACCTCGAGAGGCAAATTAGGTTGAAAGAATTCGAG ATCGCGGACTTGAACAGCCAGGTGAACGACCTCCGAGGTAAATT CATGAAACCCACGCTGAAGAAAGTCTCCAAGTACGAGAACAAGTTCGCCAAACTGCAGAAGAAGGCGGCCGAGTTTAACTTCCGTAACCAGCTTAAACAGGTTAAGAAGAAGGAATTCACCCTCGAGGAAGAGGACAAGGAG AAGAAACCCGACTGGTCGAAGAAAGGCGACGAAAAGAAGGTAAAGGAAGAAGAGGTGGAGGCATGA
- the LOC117155645 gene encoding troponin I isoform X6, with protein MADDEEKKRKQAETDRKRAEVRARLEEASKAKKAKKGFMTPDRKKKLRLLLRKKAAEELKKEQERKAAERRRIIEERCGKPKNVDDASEETVKRVLREYHNRITALEDQKFDLEYVVKKKDYEIADLNSQVNDLRGKFMKPTLKKVSKYENKFAKLQKKAAEFNFRNQLKQVKKKEFTLEEEDKENASKDKKKPDWSKKGDEKKVKEEEVEA; from the exons ATGGCGGACGATGAG gaaaagaagaggaaacagGCGGAGACGGATCGAAAGAGGGCGGAGGTCCGCGCCCGCCTTGAAGAGGCTTCCAAAGCCAAGAAGGCGAAGAAGGGTTTCATGACCCCTGACAGGAAGAAGAAGCTTAGG CTGTTGCTGCGAAAGAAAGCCGCGGAAGAATTGAAAAAGGAGCAAGAGAGAAAGGCAGCCGAGAGAAGGCGCATTATCGAGGAACGTTGTGGAAAGCCGAAGAACGTGGACGACGCTAGCGAAG AAACCGTGAAGCGCGTGCTGCGTGAATACCACAATAGGATCACAGCATTGGAGGATCAAAAATTCGACCTCGAATATGTTGTGAAGAAGAAGGACTACGAG ATCGCGGACTTGAACAGCCAGGTGAACGACCTCCGAGGTAAATT CATGAAACCCACGCTGAAGAAAGTCTCCAAGTACGAGAACAAGTTCGCCAAACTGCAGAAGAAGGCGGCCGAGTTTAACTTCCGTAACCAGCTTAAACAGGTTAAGAAGAAGGAATTCACCCTCGAGGAAGAGGACAAGGAG AATGCGTCAAAAGATAAG AAGAAACCCGACTGGTCGAAGAAAGGCGACGAAAAGAAGGTAAAGGAAGAAGAGGTGGAGGCATGA
- the LOC117155645 gene encoding troponin I isoform X4 has protein sequence MADDERKRLEDEKKRKQAETDRKRAEVRARLEEASKAKKAKKGFMTPDRKKKLRLLLRKKAAEELKKEQERKAAERRRIIEERCGKPKNVDDASEANVKSILIQYHKRIIALEGEKYDLEYEVAKKDFEIADLNSQVNDLRGKFMKPTLKKVSKYENKFAKLQKKAAEFNFRNQLKQVKKKEFTLEEEDKENASKDKKKPDWSKKGDEKKVKEEEVEA, from the exons ATGGCGGACGATGAG AGGAAACGTCTCGAGGAT gaaaagaagaggaaacagGCGGAGACGGATCGAAAGAGGGCGGAGGTCCGCGCCCGCCTTGAAGAGGCTTCCAAAGCCAAGAAGGCGAAGAAGGGTTTCATGACCCCTGACAGGAAGAAGAAGCTTAGG CTGTTGCTGCGAAAGAAAGCCGCGGAAGAATTGAAAAAGGAGCAAGAGAGAAAGGCAGCCGAGAGAAGGCGCATTATCGAGGAACGTTGTGGAAAGCCGAAGAACGTGGACGACGCTAGCGAAG CTAACGTGAAGTCCATTCTGATCCAGTATCATAAGAGGATCATCGCTCTCGAGGGGGAAAAGTACGACCTTGAGTACGAAGTCGCCAAGAAGGATTTCGAG ATCGCGGACTTGAACAGCCAGGTGAACGACCTCCGAGGTAAATT CATGAAACCCACGCTGAAGAAAGTCTCCAAGTACGAGAACAAGTTCGCCAAACTGCAGAAGAAGGCGGCCGAGTTTAACTTCCGTAACCAGCTTAAACAGGTTAAGAAGAAGGAATTCACCCTCGAGGAAGAGGACAAGGAG AATGCGTCAAAAGATAAG AAGAAACCCGACTGGTCGAAGAAAGGCGACGAAAAGAAGGTAAAGGAAGAAGAGGTGGAGGCATGA
- the LOC117155645 gene encoding troponin I isoform X11 → MADDEEKKRKQAETDRKRAEVRARLEEASKAKKAKKGFMTPDRKKKLRLLLRKKAAEELKKEQERKAAERRRIIEERCGKPKNVDDASEANVKSILIQYHKRIIALEGEKYDLEYEVAKKDFEIADLNSQVNDLRGKFMKPTLKKVSKYENKFAKLQKKAAEFNFRNQLKQVKKKEFTLEEEDKENASKDKKKPDWSKKGDEKKVKEEEVEA, encoded by the exons ATGGCGGACGATGAG gaaaagaagaggaaacagGCGGAGACGGATCGAAAGAGGGCGGAGGTCCGCGCCCGCCTTGAAGAGGCTTCCAAAGCCAAGAAGGCGAAGAAGGGTTTCATGACCCCTGACAGGAAGAAGAAGCTTAGG CTGTTGCTGCGAAAGAAAGCCGCGGAAGAATTGAAAAAGGAGCAAGAGAGAAAGGCAGCCGAGAGAAGGCGCATTATCGAGGAACGTTGTGGAAAGCCGAAGAACGTGGACGACGCTAGCGAAG CTAACGTGAAGTCCATTCTGATCCAGTATCATAAGAGGATCATCGCTCTCGAGGGGGAAAAGTACGACCTTGAGTACGAAGTCGCCAAGAAGGATTTCGAG ATCGCGGACTTGAACAGCCAGGTGAACGACCTCCGAGGTAAATT CATGAAACCCACGCTGAAGAAAGTCTCCAAGTACGAGAACAAGTTCGCCAAACTGCAGAAGAAGGCGGCCGAGTTTAACTTCCGTAACCAGCTTAAACAGGTTAAGAAGAAGGAATTCACCCTCGAGGAAGAGGACAAGGAG AATGCGTCAAAAGATAAG AAGAAACCCGACTGGTCGAAGAAAGGCGACGAAAAGAAGGTAAAGGAAGAAGAGGTGGAGGCATGA
- the LOC117155645 gene encoding troponin I isoform X9: MADDERKRLEDEKKRKQAETDRKRAEVRARLEEASKAKKAKKGFMTPDRKKKLRLLLRKKAAEELKKEQERKAAERRRIIEERCGKPKNVDDASEANVKSILIQYHKRIIALEGEKYDLEYEVAKKDFEIADLNSQVNDLRGKFMKPTLKKVSKYENKFAKLQKKAAEFNFRNQLKQVKKKEFTLEEEDKEKKPDWSKKGDEKKVKEEEVEA, encoded by the exons ATGGCGGACGATGAG AGGAAACGTCTCGAGGAT gaaaagaagaggaaacagGCGGAGACGGATCGAAAGAGGGCGGAGGTCCGCGCCCGCCTTGAAGAGGCTTCCAAAGCCAAGAAGGCGAAGAAGGGTTTCATGACCCCTGACAGGAAGAAGAAGCTTAGG CTGTTGCTGCGAAAGAAAGCCGCGGAAGAATTGAAAAAGGAGCAAGAGAGAAAGGCAGCCGAGAGAAGGCGCATTATCGAGGAACGTTGTGGAAAGCCGAAGAACGTGGACGACGCTAGCGAAG CTAACGTGAAGTCCATTCTGATCCAGTATCATAAGAGGATCATCGCTCTCGAGGGGGAAAAGTACGACCTTGAGTACGAAGTCGCCAAGAAGGATTTCGAG ATCGCGGACTTGAACAGCCAGGTGAACGACCTCCGAGGTAAATT CATGAAACCCACGCTGAAGAAAGTCTCCAAGTACGAGAACAAGTTCGCCAAACTGCAGAAGAAGGCGGCCGAGTTTAACTTCCGTAACCAGCTTAAACAGGTTAAGAAGAAGGAATTCACCCTCGAGGAAGAGGACAAGGAG AAGAAACCCGACTGGTCGAAGAAAGGCGACGAAAAGAAGGTAAAGGAAGAAGAGGTGGAGGCATGA
- the LOC117155645 gene encoding troponin I isoform X3 — protein sequence MADDERKRLEDEKKRKQAETDRKRAEVRARLEEASKAKKAKKGFMTPDRKKKLRLLLRKKAAEELKKEQERKAAERRRIIEERCGKPKNVDDASEAELQTICSTYWNRLYALEGDKFDLERQIRLKEFEIADLNSQVNDLRGKFMKPTLKKVSKYENKFAKLQKKAAEFNFRNQLKQVKKKEFTLEEEDKENASKDKKKPDWSKKGDEKKVKEEEVEA from the exons ATGGCGGACGATGAG AGGAAACGTCTCGAGGAT gaaaagaagaggaaacagGCGGAGACGGATCGAAAGAGGGCGGAGGTCCGCGCCCGCCTTGAAGAGGCTTCCAAAGCCAAGAAGGCGAAGAAGGGTTTCATGACCCCTGACAGGAAGAAGAAGCTTAGG CTGTTGCTGCGAAAGAAAGCCGCGGAAGAATTGAAAAAGGAGCAAGAGAGAAAGGCAGCCGAGAGAAGGCGCATTATCGAGGAACGTTGTGGAAAGCCGAAGAACGTGGACGACGCTAGCGAAG CCGAGCTCCAGACGATCTGTTCGACATATTGGAACAGACTATACGCGCTCGAGGGCGATAAGTTTGACCTCGAGAGGCAAATTAGGTTGAAAGAATTCGAG ATCGCGGACTTGAACAGCCAGGTGAACGACCTCCGAGGTAAATT CATGAAACCCACGCTGAAGAAAGTCTCCAAGTACGAGAACAAGTTCGCCAAACTGCAGAAGAAGGCGGCCGAGTTTAACTTCCGTAACCAGCTTAAACAGGTTAAGAAGAAGGAATTCACCCTCGAGGAAGAGGACAAGGAG AATGCGTCAAAAGATAAG AAGAAACCCGACTGGTCGAAGAAAGGCGACGAAAAGAAGGTAAAGGAAGAAGAGGTGGAGGCATGA
- the LOC117155645 gene encoding troponin I isoform X2: protein MADDERKRLEDEKKRKQAETDRKRAEVRARLEEASKAKKAKKGFMTPDRKKKLRLLLRKKAAEELKKEQERKAAERRRIIEERCGKPKNVDDASEDDLREICQMYYDRVYLCEGQKWDLEREVRKRDYEIADLNSQVNDLRGKFMKPTLKKVSKYENKFAKLQKKAAEFNFRNQLKQVKKKEFTLEEEDKENASKDKKKPDWSKKGDEKKVKEEEVEA, encoded by the exons ATGGCGGACGATGAG AGGAAACGTCTCGAGGAT gaaaagaagaggaaacagGCGGAGACGGATCGAAAGAGGGCGGAGGTCCGCGCCCGCCTTGAAGAGGCTTCCAAAGCCAAGAAGGCGAAGAAGGGTTTCATGACCCCTGACAGGAAGAAGAAGCTTAGG CTGTTGCTGCGAAAGAAAGCCGCGGAAGAATTGAAAAAGGAGCAAGAGAGAAAGGCAGCCGAGAGAAGGCGCATTATCGAGGAACGTTGTGGAAAGCCGAAGAACGTGGACGACGCTAGCGAAG ACGATTTGAGGGAGATTTGCCAAATGTATTACGACCGCGTCTACCTTTGTGAGGGTCAGAAGTGGGATTTGGAGCGTGAAGTTCGGAAAAGGGACTATGAG ATCGCGGACTTGAACAGCCAGGTGAACGACCTCCGAGGTAAATT CATGAAACCCACGCTGAAGAAAGTCTCCAAGTACGAGAACAAGTTCGCCAAACTGCAGAAGAAGGCGGCCGAGTTTAACTTCCGTAACCAGCTTAAACAGGTTAAGAAGAAGGAATTCACCCTCGAGGAAGAGGACAAGGAG AATGCGTCAAAAGATAAG AAGAAACCCGACTGGTCGAAGAAAGGCGACGAAAAGAAGGTAAAGGAAGAAGAGGTGGAGGCATGA
- the LOC117155645 gene encoding troponin I isoform X10 codes for MADDEEKKRKQAETDRKRAEVRARLEEASKAKKAKKGFMTPDRKKKLRLLLRKKAAEELKKEQERKAAERRRIIEERCGKPKNVDDASEAELQTICSTYWNRLYALEGDKFDLERQIRLKEFEIADLNSQVNDLRGKFMKPTLKKVSKYENKFAKLQKKAAEFNFRNQLKQVKKKEFTLEEEDKENASKDKKKPDWSKKGDEKKVKEEEVEA; via the exons ATGGCGGACGATGAG gaaaagaagaggaaacagGCGGAGACGGATCGAAAGAGGGCGGAGGTCCGCGCCCGCCTTGAAGAGGCTTCCAAAGCCAAGAAGGCGAAGAAGGGTTTCATGACCCCTGACAGGAAGAAGAAGCTTAGG CTGTTGCTGCGAAAGAAAGCCGCGGAAGAATTGAAAAAGGAGCAAGAGAGAAAGGCAGCCGAGAGAAGGCGCATTATCGAGGAACGTTGTGGAAAGCCGAAGAACGTGGACGACGCTAGCGAAG CCGAGCTCCAGACGATCTGTTCGACATATTGGAACAGACTATACGCGCTCGAGGGCGATAAGTTTGACCTCGAGAGGCAAATTAGGTTGAAAGAATTCGAG ATCGCGGACTTGAACAGCCAGGTGAACGACCTCCGAGGTAAATT CATGAAACCCACGCTGAAGAAAGTCTCCAAGTACGAGAACAAGTTCGCCAAACTGCAGAAGAAGGCGGCCGAGTTTAACTTCCGTAACCAGCTTAAACAGGTTAAGAAGAAGGAATTCACCCTCGAGGAAGAGGACAAGGAG AATGCGTCAAAAGATAAG AAGAAACCCGACTGGTCGAAGAAAGGCGACGAAAAGAAGGTAAAGGAAGAAGAGGTGGAGGCATGA
- the LOC117155645 gene encoding troponin I isoform X12, which translates to MADDEEKKRKQAETDRKRAEVRARLEEASKAKKAKKGFMTPDRKKKLRLLLRKKAAEELKKEQERKAAERRRIIEERCGKPKNVDDASEETVKRVLREYHNRITALEDQKFDLEYVVKKKDYEIADLNSQVNDLRGKFMKPTLKKVSKYENKFAKLQKKAAEFNFRNQLKQVKKKEFTLEEEDKEKKPDWSKKGDEKKVKEEEVEA; encoded by the exons ATGGCGGACGATGAG gaaaagaagaggaaacagGCGGAGACGGATCGAAAGAGGGCGGAGGTCCGCGCCCGCCTTGAAGAGGCTTCCAAAGCCAAGAAGGCGAAGAAGGGTTTCATGACCCCTGACAGGAAGAAGAAGCTTAGG CTGTTGCTGCGAAAGAAAGCCGCGGAAGAATTGAAAAAGGAGCAAGAGAGAAAGGCAGCCGAGAGAAGGCGCATTATCGAGGAACGTTGTGGAAAGCCGAAGAACGTGGACGACGCTAGCGAAG AAACCGTGAAGCGCGTGCTGCGTGAATACCACAATAGGATCACAGCATTGGAGGATCAAAAATTCGACCTCGAATATGTTGTGAAGAAGAAGGACTACGAG ATCGCGGACTTGAACAGCCAGGTGAACGACCTCCGAGGTAAATT CATGAAACCCACGCTGAAGAAAGTCTCCAAGTACGAGAACAAGTTCGCCAAACTGCAGAAGAAGGCGGCCGAGTTTAACTTCCGTAACCAGCTTAAACAGGTTAAGAAGAAGGAATTCACCCTCGAGGAAGAGGACAAGGAG AAGAAACCCGACTGGTCGAAGAAAGGCGACGAAAAGAAGGTAAAGGAAGAAGAGGTGGAGGCATGA
- the LOC117155645 gene encoding troponin I isoform X1 has translation MADDERKRLEDEKKRKQAETDRKRAEVRARLEEASKAKKAKKGFMTPDRKKKLRLLLRKKAAEELKKEQERKAAERRRIIEERCGKPKNVDDASEETVKRVLREYHNRITALEDQKFDLEYVVKKKDYEIADLNSQVNDLRGKFMKPTLKKVSKYENKFAKLQKKAAEFNFRNQLKQVKKKEFTLEEEDKENASKDKKKPDWSKKGDEKKVKEEEVEA, from the exons ATGGCGGACGATGAG AGGAAACGTCTCGAGGAT gaaaagaagaggaaacagGCGGAGACGGATCGAAAGAGGGCGGAGGTCCGCGCCCGCCTTGAAGAGGCTTCCAAAGCCAAGAAGGCGAAGAAGGGTTTCATGACCCCTGACAGGAAGAAGAAGCTTAGG CTGTTGCTGCGAAAGAAAGCCGCGGAAGAATTGAAAAAGGAGCAAGAGAGAAAGGCAGCCGAGAGAAGGCGCATTATCGAGGAACGTTGTGGAAAGCCGAAGAACGTGGACGACGCTAGCGAAG AAACCGTGAAGCGCGTGCTGCGTGAATACCACAATAGGATCACAGCATTGGAGGATCAAAAATTCGACCTCGAATATGTTGTGAAGAAGAAGGACTACGAG ATCGCGGACTTGAACAGCCAGGTGAACGACCTCCGAGGTAAATT CATGAAACCCACGCTGAAGAAAGTCTCCAAGTACGAGAACAAGTTCGCCAAACTGCAGAAGAAGGCGGCCGAGTTTAACTTCCGTAACCAGCTTAAACAGGTTAAGAAGAAGGAATTCACCCTCGAGGAAGAGGACAAGGAG AATGCGTCAAAAGATAAG AAGAAACCCGACTGGTCGAAGAAAGGCGACGAAAAGAAGGTAAAGGAAGAAGAGGTGGAGGCATGA
- the LOC117155645 gene encoding troponin I isoform X5 gives MADDERKRLEDEKKRKQAETDRKRAEVRARLEEASKAKKAKKGFMTPDRKKKLRLLLRKKAAEELKKEQERKAAERRRIIEERCGKPKNVDDASEETVKRVLREYHNRITALEDQKFDLEYVVKKKDYEIADLNSQVNDLRGKFMKPTLKKVSKYENKFAKLQKKAAEFNFRNQLKQVKKKEFTLEEEDKEKKPDWSKKGDEKKVKEEEVEA, from the exons ATGGCGGACGATGAG AGGAAACGTCTCGAGGAT gaaaagaagaggaaacagGCGGAGACGGATCGAAAGAGGGCGGAGGTCCGCGCCCGCCTTGAAGAGGCTTCCAAAGCCAAGAAGGCGAAGAAGGGTTTCATGACCCCTGACAGGAAGAAGAAGCTTAGG CTGTTGCTGCGAAAGAAAGCCGCGGAAGAATTGAAAAAGGAGCAAGAGAGAAAGGCAGCCGAGAGAAGGCGCATTATCGAGGAACGTTGTGGAAAGCCGAAGAACGTGGACGACGCTAGCGAAG AAACCGTGAAGCGCGTGCTGCGTGAATACCACAATAGGATCACAGCATTGGAGGATCAAAAATTCGACCTCGAATATGTTGTGAAGAAGAAGGACTACGAG ATCGCGGACTTGAACAGCCAGGTGAACGACCTCCGAGGTAAATT CATGAAACCCACGCTGAAGAAAGTCTCCAAGTACGAGAACAAGTTCGCCAAACTGCAGAAGAAGGCGGCCGAGTTTAACTTCCGTAACCAGCTTAAACAGGTTAAGAAGAAGGAATTCACCCTCGAGGAAGAGGACAAGGAG AAGAAACCCGACTGGTCGAAGAAAGGCGACGAAAAGAAGGTAAAGGAAGAAGAGGTGGAGGCATGA
- the LOC117155645 gene encoding troponin I isoform X7: MADDERKRLEDEKKRKQAETDRKRAEVRARLEEASKAKKAKKGFMTPDRKKKLRLLLRKKAAEELKKEQERKAAERRRIIEERCGKPKNVDDASEDDLREICQMYYDRVYLCEGQKWDLEREVRKRDYEIADLNSQVNDLRGKFMKPTLKKVSKYENKFAKLQKKAAEFNFRNQLKQVKKKEFTLEEEDKEKKPDWSKKGDEKKVKEEEVEA; the protein is encoded by the exons ATGGCGGACGATGAG AGGAAACGTCTCGAGGAT gaaaagaagaggaaacagGCGGAGACGGATCGAAAGAGGGCGGAGGTCCGCGCCCGCCTTGAAGAGGCTTCCAAAGCCAAGAAGGCGAAGAAGGGTTTCATGACCCCTGACAGGAAGAAGAAGCTTAGG CTGTTGCTGCGAAAGAAAGCCGCGGAAGAATTGAAAAAGGAGCAAGAGAGAAAGGCAGCCGAGAGAAGGCGCATTATCGAGGAACGTTGTGGAAAGCCGAAGAACGTGGACGACGCTAGCGAAG ACGATTTGAGGGAGATTTGCCAAATGTATTACGACCGCGTCTACCTTTGTGAGGGTCAGAAGTGGGATTTGGAGCGTGAAGTTCGGAAAAGGGACTATGAG ATCGCGGACTTGAACAGCCAGGTGAACGACCTCCGAGGTAAATT CATGAAACCCACGCTGAAGAAAGTCTCCAAGTACGAGAACAAGTTCGCCAAACTGCAGAAGAAGGCGGCCGAGTTTAACTTCCGTAACCAGCTTAAACAGGTTAAGAAGAAGGAATTCACCCTCGAGGAAGAGGACAAGGAG AAGAAACCCGACTGGTCGAAGAAAGGCGACGAAAAGAAGGTAAAGGAAGAAGAGGTGGAGGCATGA
- the LOC117155645 gene encoding troponin I isoform X13: MADDEEKKRKQAETDRKRAEVRARLEEASKAKKAKKGFMTPDRKKKLRLLLRKKAAEELKKEQERKAAERRRIIEERCGKPKNVDDASEDDLREICQMYYDRVYLCEGQKWDLEREVRKRDYEIADLNSQVNDLRGKFMKPTLKKVSKYENKFAKLQKKAAEFNFRNQLKQVKKKEFTLEEEDKEKKPDWSKKGDEKKVKEEEVEA, encoded by the exons ATGGCGGACGATGAG gaaaagaagaggaaacagGCGGAGACGGATCGAAAGAGGGCGGAGGTCCGCGCCCGCCTTGAAGAGGCTTCCAAAGCCAAGAAGGCGAAGAAGGGTTTCATGACCCCTGACAGGAAGAAGAAGCTTAGG CTGTTGCTGCGAAAGAAAGCCGCGGAAGAATTGAAAAAGGAGCAAGAGAGAAAGGCAGCCGAGAGAAGGCGCATTATCGAGGAACGTTGTGGAAAGCCGAAGAACGTGGACGACGCTAGCGAAG ACGATTTGAGGGAGATTTGCCAAATGTATTACGACCGCGTCTACCTTTGTGAGGGTCAGAAGTGGGATTTGGAGCGTGAAGTTCGGAAAAGGGACTATGAG ATCGCGGACTTGAACAGCCAGGTGAACGACCTCCGAGGTAAATT CATGAAACCCACGCTGAAGAAAGTCTCCAAGTACGAGAACAAGTTCGCCAAACTGCAGAAGAAGGCGGCCGAGTTTAACTTCCGTAACCAGCTTAAACAGGTTAAGAAGAAGGAATTCACCCTCGAGGAAGAGGACAAGGAG AAGAAACCCGACTGGTCGAAGAAAGGCGACGAAAAGAAGGTAAAGGAAGAAGAGGTGGAGGCATGA
- the LOC117155645 gene encoding troponin I isoform X8 — translation MADDERKRLEDEKKRKQAETDRKRAEVRARLEEASKAKKAKKGFMTPDRKKKLRLLLRKKAAEELKKEQERKAAERRRIIEERCGKPKNVDDASEAELQTICSTYWNRLYALEGDKFDLERQIRLKEFEIADLNSQVNDLRGKFMKPTLKKVSKYENKFAKLQKKAAEFNFRNQLKQVKKKEFTLEEEDKEKKPDWSKKGDEKKVKEEEVEA, via the exons ATGGCGGACGATGAG AGGAAACGTCTCGAGGAT gaaaagaagaggaaacagGCGGAGACGGATCGAAAGAGGGCGGAGGTCCGCGCCCGCCTTGAAGAGGCTTCCAAAGCCAAGAAGGCGAAGAAGGGTTTCATGACCCCTGACAGGAAGAAGAAGCTTAGG CTGTTGCTGCGAAAGAAAGCCGCGGAAGAATTGAAAAAGGAGCAAGAGAGAAAGGCAGCCGAGAGAAGGCGCATTATCGAGGAACGTTGTGGAAAGCCGAAGAACGTGGACGACGCTAGCGAAG CCGAGCTCCAGACGATCTGTTCGACATATTGGAACAGACTATACGCGCTCGAGGGCGATAAGTTTGACCTCGAGAGGCAAATTAGGTTGAAAGAATTCGAG ATCGCGGACTTGAACAGCCAGGTGAACGACCTCCGAGGTAAATT CATGAAACCCACGCTGAAGAAAGTCTCCAAGTACGAGAACAAGTTCGCCAAACTGCAGAAGAAGGCGGCCGAGTTTAACTTCCGTAACCAGCTTAAACAGGTTAAGAAGAAGGAATTCACCCTCGAGGAAGAGGACAAGGAG AAGAAACCCGACTGGTCGAAGAAAGGCGACGAAAAGAAGGTAAAGGAAGAAGAGGTGGAGGCATGA